The proteins below are encoded in one region of Pseudomonas entomophila L48:
- a CDS encoding MFS transporter: MNKPQSTVGHCLDVQSFINDQPLSRYQWRVVILCFLIVFLDGLDTAAMGFIAPALSQEWGIDRASLGPVMSAALIGMVFGALGSGPLADRFGRKGVLVAAVLVFGGFSLASAYASNVDQLLVLRFLTGLGLGAGMPNATTLLSEYTPERLKSLLVTSMFCGFNLGMAGGGFMSAKLIPAYGWHSLLVIGGVLPLLLALVLLAWLPESARFLVVRNRSADRIRKTLAPIAPTVVAQASSFSVPEQKAVATRNVFAVIFSGTYGMGTALLWLTYFMGLVIVYLLTSWLPTLMRDSGASMEQAAFIGALFQFGGVLSAVAVGWAMDRFNPHKVIGLFYLLAGVFAYAVGQSLGNITLLATLVLIAGMCVNGAQSAMPSLAARFYPTQGRATGVSWMLGIGRFGAILGAWSGATLLGLGWSFEQVLTALLVPAALATVGVVVKGVVSHADAT, from the coding sequence ATGAACAAACCGCAATCCACTGTCGGCCACTGCCTCGACGTCCAGTCGTTCATCAATGACCAGCCGCTGTCCCGTTACCAGTGGCGGGTGGTTATCCTGTGCTTCCTGATCGTCTTTCTCGATGGCCTCGACACGGCGGCCATGGGCTTCATCGCCCCGGCGTTGTCCCAGGAGTGGGGGATCGATCGCGCCAGCCTGGGGCCGGTGATGAGCGCCGCGCTGATCGGCATGGTGTTCGGTGCGCTCGGTTCCGGCCCGCTGGCCGACCGCTTCGGGCGCAAAGGCGTGCTGGTGGCGGCGGTGCTGGTGTTCGGCGGTTTCAGCCTGGCTTCGGCCTACGCCAGTAATGTCGACCAGTTGCTGGTGTTGCGCTTTCTCACCGGCCTTGGCCTGGGCGCAGGCATGCCCAATGCCACCACATTGCTTTCCGAATACACTCCCGAGCGCCTCAAGTCGCTGCTGGTGACCAGCATGTTCTGTGGCTTCAACCTGGGCATGGCCGGTGGCGGTTTCATGTCCGCCAAGCTGATCCCGGCCTATGGCTGGCACAGCCTGTTGGTGATCGGCGGGGTGCTGCCCCTGCTGCTGGCGCTGGTGCTGCTGGCCTGGCTGCCGGAGTCGGCGCGGTTCCTGGTGGTGCGCAACCGCAGTGCGGACAGGATTCGCAAGACCCTGGCACCCATTGCGCCGACGGTGGTCGCGCAAGCCTCGAGCTTCAGCGTGCCGGAGCAGAAAGCGGTGGCCACGCGCAATGTGTTTGCGGTGATCTTCTCTGGCACCTATGGCATGGGCACCGCGCTGTTGTGGCTGACTTACTTCATGGGCCTGGTGATCGTCTACCTGCTGACCAGCTGGCTGCCCACCTTGATGCGTGACAGCGGGGCGAGCATGGAGCAGGCCGCGTTCATCGGTGCGTTGTTTCAGTTTGGTGGCGTGCTCAGCGCGGTGGCGGTGGGCTGGGCCATGGACCGTTTCAACCCGCACAAGGTGATCGGCCTGTTTTACTTGTTGGCCGGGGTGTTCGCCTATGCGGTAGGGCAGAGCCTGGGCAATATCACCTTGCTGGCCACCCTGGTGCTGATCGCCGGCATGTGTGTCAACGGTGCGCAGTCGGCCATGCCTTCGCTGGCGGCACGGTTCTACCCGACTCAGGGGCGGGCCACCGGGGTGTCGTGGATGCTCGGGATCGGGCGGTTCGGTGCGATTCTGGGGGCCTGGAGCGGGGCGACCTTGCTGGGGTTGGGTTGGAGTTTCGAGCAGGTGCTGACGGCGTTGCTGGTGCCGGCGGCACTGGCGACGGTAGGGGTGGTGGTGAAGGGGGTGGTGAGCCACGCCGACGCCACCTGA
- a CDS encoding CoA transferase subunit A: protein MAAILSLHEAVKQFIQDGDSVALEGFTHLIPTAAGHEIIRQGKRDLTLVRMTPDLIYDQLIGAGCARKLIFSWGGNPGVGSLHRLRDAVEKQWPHAIEIEEHSHADLANAYVAGASGLPFAVLRAYAGSDLPKVNPLIKSVTCPFTGEVLAAVPSVRPDVTVIHAQKADRKGNVLLWGILGVQKEAALAAKRCIVTVEEIVDDLKAPMNACVLPTWALSAVCLVPGGAHPSYAHGYYERDNRFYQAWDPIARNRESFSAWIDTYIRGTADFNEFQAKLASTAEAAQ from the coding sequence ATGGCAGCAATCCTCTCGCTTCACGAGGCCGTGAAGCAGTTCATCCAGGATGGCGACAGCGTCGCCCTCGAAGGTTTCACCCACCTGATCCCGACCGCCGCGGGCCACGAGATCATCCGCCAGGGCAAGCGCGACCTGACCCTGGTGCGCATGACCCCCGACCTGATCTATGACCAGCTGATCGGTGCCGGCTGCGCGCGCAAGCTGATCTTCTCCTGGGGCGGCAACCCGGGAGTTGGTTCGCTGCACCGCTTGCGCGATGCCGTCGAGAAGCAGTGGCCGCATGCGATCGAGATCGAAGAGCACAGCCACGCCGACTTGGCCAACGCCTACGTCGCCGGTGCTTCCGGCCTGCCATTTGCGGTGCTGCGGGCCTACGCCGGCTCCGACCTGCCGAAGGTCAACCCGCTGATCAAGAGCGTCACCTGCCCGTTCACCGGCGAAGTGCTCGCCGCCGTGCCGTCGGTACGCCCGGACGTCACCGTGATTCACGCGCAGAAGGCCGACCGCAAGGGCAATGTGCTGCTGTGGGGCATCCTTGGCGTGCAGAAGGAAGCGGCCCTGGCGGCCAAGCGCTGCATCGTCACTGTCGAAGAGATCGTCGATGACCTGAAGGCGCCAATGAACGCCTGCGTGCTGCCGACCTGGGCACTCAGCGCGGTATGCCTGGTGCCCGGAGGCGCCCACCCGTCCTACGCCCATGGTTACTACGAGCGCGACAACCGCTTCTACCAGGCCTGGGACCCGATCGCCCGCAACCGTGAGTCGTTCTCTGCCTGGATCGACACCTACATTCGCGGCACCGCAGACTTCAATGAATTTCAGGCCAAGCTGGCCAGCACCGCGGAGGCCGCGCAATGA
- a CDS encoding CoA-transferase subunit beta: MSYSTSEMMTVAAARRLRNGAVCFVGIGLPSKAANLARLTSSPDVVLIYESGPIGAKPSVLPLSIGDGELAETADTVVPTGEIFRYWLQGGRIDVGFLGAAQVDRFGNINTTVVGDYHAPKTRLPGAGGAPEIAGSAKQVLIILKQSPRAFVDKLDFITSVGHGEGGDSRKRLGLPGEGPVGIITDLCIMEPEEGTHEFVVTAIHPGVTREQIIAATGWAIRFAADVQETAAPSDVELSALRDLEARTAAAHGQTAGEA; this comes from the coding sequence ATGAGCTACTCCACTTCCGAAATGATGACCGTCGCCGCTGCCCGCCGCCTGCGCAACGGCGCCGTCTGCTTCGTCGGTATCGGCCTGCCGTCCAAGGCCGCCAACCTGGCGCGCCTGACCTCGTCGCCCGATGTGGTGCTGATCTACGAATCCGGCCCGATCGGTGCCAAGCCCAGTGTGTTGCCGCTGTCGATCGGTGACGGCGAACTGGCCGAGACCGCCGACACCGTGGTGCCGACCGGCGAGATTTTCCGCTACTGGCTGCAGGGTGGGCGTATTGATGTCGGTTTCCTCGGTGCCGCCCAGGTCGACCGCTTCGGCAACATCAACACCACCGTGGTGGGCGACTATCACGCGCCGAAGACCCGCCTGCCGGGTGCCGGTGGCGCGCCGGAGATCGCCGGCTCCGCCAAGCAGGTGCTGATCATCCTCAAGCAGTCGCCACGGGCCTTCGTCGACAAGCTCGACTTCATCACCTCGGTCGGCCATGGCGAAGGCGGCGATTCGCGCAAACGCCTGGGGCTGCCGGGGGAGGGGCCGGTCGGCATCATCACCGACCTGTGCATCATGGAGCCGGAAGAGGGCACCCACGAGTTTGTGGTCACCGCGATCCACCCGGGGGTGACCCGTGAGCAGATCATCGCCGCCACCGGCTGGGCGATCCGCTTCGCCGCAGATGTACAGGAAACCGCCGCGCCGAGCGACGTCGAACTGTCTGCTCTGCGCGACCTCGAAGCCCGCACCGCCGCCGCCCATGGCCAGACGGCAGGAGAAGCCTGA
- the pcaF gene encoding 3-oxoadipyl-CoA thiolase, with translation MMRDVFICDAIRTPIGRFGGALAGVRADDLAAVPLKALIERNPGVQWDQLDEVFFGCANQAGEDNRNVARMALLLAGLPASIPGVTLNRLCASGMDAIGTAFRAIASGEMELAIAGGVESMSRAPFVMGKAESGYSRNMKLEDTTIGWRFINPLMKTQYGVDSMPETADNVADDYQVSRADQDAFALRSQQKAAAAQAAGFFAEEIVPVRIAHKKGEAVVERDEHLRPDTTLEALSKLKPVNGPDKTVTAGNASGVNDGAAALVLASAEAVKKHGLTPRARVLGMASAGVAPRVMGIGPVPAVRKLTERLGVAVADFDVIELNEAFASQGLAVLRELGVADDAPQVNPNGGAIALGHPLGMSGARLVLTALHQLEKSGGRKGLATMCVGVGQGLALAIERV, from the coding sequence CTGATGCGTGACGTATTCATCTGCGACGCCATCCGCACCCCCATCGGCCGCTTCGGTGGCGCCCTGGCCGGGGTGCGTGCCGACGACCTGGCGGCGGTGCCGCTCAAGGCGCTGATCGAGCGCAACCCGGGCGTGCAGTGGGACCAGCTCGACGAGGTGTTCTTCGGCTGCGCCAACCAGGCCGGTGAAGACAACCGCAACGTCGCGCGCATGGCACTGTTGCTGGCCGGCTTGCCCGCAAGCATCCCTGGGGTAACCCTCAACCGCTTGTGCGCCTCGGGCATGGATGCCATCGGCACCGCCTTCCGTGCCATCGCCAGTGGCGAGATGGAGCTGGCCATCGCGGGCGGCGTCGAGTCGATGTCCCGCGCGCCATTCGTGATGGGCAAGGCCGAGAGCGGCTACTCGCGCAACATGAAGCTGGAGGACACCACCATCGGCTGGCGTTTCATCAACCCGTTGATGAAAACCCAGTACGGCGTGGACTCGATGCCCGAGACCGCCGACAACGTCGCCGACGACTACCAGGTGTCGCGTGCCGACCAGGACGCTTTTGCCCTGCGTAGCCAGCAGAAGGCGGCCGCCGCGCAGGCTGCGGGGTTCTTCGCCGAGGAAATCGTGCCGGTGCGCATCGCCCACAAGAAAGGCGAAGCCGTGGTCGAGCGCGATGAACACCTGCGGCCGGACACCACTTTGGAGGCATTGAGCAAGCTCAAGCCGGTGAATGGCCCGGACAAGACCGTCACCGCCGGCAATGCCTCGGGTGTCAACGATGGAGCGGCGGCCTTGGTCCTGGCGTCGGCTGAGGCCGTCAAGAAGCATGGTTTGACCCCACGCGCCCGGGTGCTGGGCATGGCCAGTGCCGGTGTGGCGCCACGGGTGATGGGCATCGGCCCGGTGCCGGCGGTACGCAAGCTGACCGAGCGCCTGGGCGTGGCGGTGGCGGACTTCGATGTCATCGAGTTGAACGAAGCGTTTGCCAGCCAGGGCTTGGCGGTACTGCGCGAGCTGGGCGTGGCGGACGATGCGCCGCAGGTGAACCCCAACGGTGGCGCGATTGCCCTGGGGCATCCGCTGGGGATGAGCGGGGCGCGGTTGGTGCTGACGGCGTTGCACCAGTTGGAGAAGAGCGGTGGGCGCAAAGGGTTGGCCACCATGTGCGTCGGGGTTGGCCAAGGGCTGGCGCTGGCCATCGAGCGGGTCTGA
- a CDS encoding MFS family transporter: MTSSYYTGEERSKRIFAIVGASSGNLVEWFDFYVYAFCAIYFAPAFFPSDNPTVQLLNTAGVFAAGFLMRPIGGWIFGRLADRHGRKNSLMTSVLMMCFGSLIIACLPTYASIGAWAPALLLLARLIQGLSVGGEYGTTATYMSEVALRGQRGFFASFQYVTLIGGQLLAVLVVVILQQLLTEEELRAYGWRIPFVVGAIAALISLMLRRSLKETSSAENRQDKEAGTIGGLFRHHTAAFITVLGYTAGGSLIFYTFTTYMQKYLVNTAGMNAKSASFVMTGALFLFMILQPVFGMLSDRIGRRNSMLLFGALGTIFTVPLLMALKTVTSPFMAFVLVTLALCIVSFYTSISGLVKAEMFPPQVRALGVGLAYAVANAVFGGSAEYVALNLKNMGMENTFYWYVTAMMAIAFLFSLRLPKQAAYLHHDH, translated from the coding sequence ATGACTTCCAGCTATTACACCGGCGAAGAACGCAGCAAACGCATCTTCGCCATCGTCGGCGCCTCGTCGGGCAACCTGGTGGAATGGTTCGACTTCTATGTCTACGCCTTCTGCGCGATCTATTTCGCCCCGGCCTTCTTCCCCTCCGACAACCCCACCGTCCAATTACTCAATACCGCCGGGGTATTCGCCGCCGGCTTCCTGATGCGCCCCATCGGTGGCTGGATCTTCGGCCGCCTGGCCGACCGTCACGGGCGCAAGAATTCGCTGATGACCTCGGTGCTGATGATGTGCTTCGGCTCGCTGATCATCGCCTGCCTGCCCACTTATGCCAGCATCGGTGCCTGGGCGCCGGCCCTGCTGCTGCTGGCGCGGCTGATCCAGGGGCTGTCGGTGGGCGGTGAGTACGGCACTACCGCGACGTACATGAGCGAAGTGGCCCTGCGTGGCCAGCGTGGTTTCTTCGCCTCGTTCCAGTACGTCACCCTGATCGGCGGCCAGTTGCTGGCGGTGCTGGTGGTGGTGATCCTGCAGCAACTGCTCACCGAGGAAGAGCTGCGTGCCTACGGCTGGCGCATCCCCTTCGTGGTCGGCGCCATCGCCGCGCTGATCTCGCTGATGCTGCGTCGTTCGTTGAAAGAGACCAGCAGCGCCGAGAACCGCCAGGACAAGGAGGCCGGCACCATCGGCGGCCTGTTCCGTCACCACACCGCCGCTTTCATCACGGTGCTCGGCTACACCGCCGGTGGTTCGCTGATCTTCTACACCTTCACCACCTACATGCAGAAATACCTGGTCAACACGGCCGGGATGAACGCCAAGAGCGCCAGCTTCGTGATGACCGGCGCCTTGTTCCTGTTCATGATCCTGCAGCCGGTGTTCGGCATGCTCTCCGACCGTATCGGCCGGCGCAACTCGATGCTGCTGTTCGGCGCACTGGGGACGATTTTCACCGTGCCGCTGCTGATGGCTTTGAAGACCGTCACCAGCCCGTTCATGGCCTTCGTGCTGGTGACCCTGGCGCTGTGCATCGTCAGTTTCTACACCTCCATCAGTGGCCTGGTGAAGGCCGAGATGTTCCCGCCGCAGGTGCGCGCCCTGGGCGTCGGGCTGGCTTACGCGGTGGCCAACGCGGTGTTCGGCGGCTCGGCCGAGTATGTGGCCTTGAACTTGAAAAACATGGGCATGGAGAACACCTTCTACTGGTACGTGACTGCCATGATGGCGATCGCCTTCCTGTTCAGCCTGCGCCTGCCGAAGCAGGCGGCGTACCTGCACCATGACCATTAA
- a CDS encoding 3-carboxy-cis,cis-muconate cycloisomerase → MSNQLFDAYFTAPAMREVFSDRGRLQGMLDFEAALARAEAAAGLVPHTAVMAIEAACKAERYDVQALAQAIAIAGNSAIPLVKALGKVVASGVPEAERYVHLGATSQDAMDSGLVLQLRDALALIESDLAKLADTLARQALQHADTPLVGRTWLQHATPVTLGMKLAGVLGALTRHRQRLKELRPRLLVLQFGGASGSLAALGSKALPVTEALAEQLELTVPEQPWHTQRDRLVEFASVLGMVAGSLGKFGRDVSLLMQTEAGELFEPSAPGKGGSSTMPHKRNPVGAAVLIGAATRVPGLVSTLFAAMPQEHERSLGLWHAEWETLPEICCLVSGALRQAQVIAEGMEVDAVRMRRNLDLTQGLVLAEAVSIVLAQRLGRERAHHLLEQCCQRAVAEQRHLRAVLGDEPQVIAELSTDELDRLLDPTHYLGQARVWVARAVAEHQRFTA, encoded by the coding sequence ATGAGCAACCAGCTGTTCGATGCCTACTTCACCGCGCCGGCCATGCGCGAGGTTTTTTCCGATCGCGGCCGGCTGCAGGGCATGCTCGATTTCGAGGCCGCCCTGGCCCGCGCCGAAGCGGCCGCCGGGTTGGTGCCGCACACGGCGGTGATGGCCATCGAGGCGGCCTGCAAGGCCGAGCGCTACGATGTGCAGGCCCTGGCGCAGGCCATCGCCATCGCGGGCAATTCGGCGATCCCGCTGGTCAAGGCGTTGGGCAAGGTGGTCGCCAGCGGCGTGCCCGAGGCCGAACGCTACGTGCACTTGGGGGCCACCAGCCAGGATGCGATGGACAGCGGTCTGGTGCTGCAACTGCGTGATGCCTTGGCACTGATTGAAAGCGACCTCGCCAAGTTGGCCGACACCCTGGCGCGCCAGGCCTTGCAGCACGCCGACACGCCGCTGGTGGGGCGTACCTGGTTGCAGCACGCCACGCCGGTGACGTTGGGAATGAAGCTGGCTGGCGTGCTCGGTGCCTTGACCCGCCATCGCCAGCGCCTCAAGGAACTGCGCCCGCGCCTGCTGGTGCTGCAGTTCGGCGGTGCCTCCGGCAGCCTGGCGGCATTGGGCAGCAAGGCCCTGCCGGTGACCGAGGCGCTGGCCGAACAGCTTGAGCTGACCGTGCCCGAGCAACCCTGGCACACCCAGCGCGACCGCCTGGTGGAGTTCGCCTCGGTGCTGGGCATGGTCGCCGGCAGCCTGGGCAAGTTTGGCCGCGATGTCAGCCTGCTGATGCAGACCGAGGCGGGCGAGTTGTTCGAACCCTCCGCGCCAGGCAAGGGCGGCTCCTCGACCATGCCGCACAAGCGCAACCCGGTGGGCGCGGCGGTGCTGATCGGTGCTGCCACCCGCGTGCCGGGGCTGGTCTCGACGCTGTTCGCCGCCATGCCCCAGGAACATGAGCGCAGCCTGGGCCTGTGGCACGCCGAGTGGGAAACCCTGCCAGAGATCTGCTGCCTGGTCTCCGGCGCCCTGCGCCAGGCCCAGGTGATCGCTGAAGGCATGGAGGTGGATGCCGTGCGCATGCGCCGCAACCTCGACCTCACCCAGGGCCTGGTACTGGCCGAAGCGGTCAGTATTGTCCTGGCCCAGCGCCTGGGGCGCGAGCGCGCTCATCACCTGCTGGAGCAGTGCTGCCAGCGTGCGGTGGCCGAGCAGCGTCACTTGCGTGCCGTGCTCGGCGACGAGCCGCAGGTCATTGCGGAATTGTCCACTGACGAGCTCGACCGCTTGCTCGACCCCACCCATTACCTTGGCCAGGCCCGCGTCTGGGTGGCGCGCGCCGTGGCCGAACATCAACGTTTCACCGCCTGA
- the pcaD gene encoding 3-oxoadipate enol-lactonase gives MAHVQLADGVLHYQLDGPADAPVLVLSNSLGTDLHMWDAQVAAWSEHFRVLRYDTRGHGESLVTDGPYSIEQLGGDVLALLDALDIEKTHFVGLSMGGLIGQWLAINAGHRLLSLTLCNTAAKIGSDEVWNTRIDTVLKGGRQAMGELRDASIARWFTPAFAAAEPEQAQRICQMLAQTSPEGYAANCGAVRDADLRDQLNHIQVPTLIVAGTADAVTTPEHGRFMQAGILGAEYVEFPAAHLSNVEIGAPFSRRVLDFLLSR, from the coding sequence GTGGCACACGTGCAACTGGCCGATGGCGTACTGCATTACCAACTCGACGGCCCGGCCGATGCTCCGGTGCTGGTGCTGTCCAACTCGCTGGGCACCGACCTGCACATGTGGGATGCGCAGGTTGCAGCGTGGAGCGAGCACTTTCGCGTGCTGCGCTACGACACCCGGGGGCACGGCGAGTCGCTGGTGACCGATGGCCCCTACAGCATCGAGCAACTGGGCGGTGATGTGTTGGCCCTGCTCGATGCCCTGGATATCGAGAAAACCCATTTCGTTGGCCTGTCGATGGGCGGCCTGATCGGCCAGTGGCTGGCGATCAATGCTGGCCATCGCCTGCTCAGCCTGACCCTGTGCAACACGGCGGCGAAGATTGGCAGCGACGAGGTGTGGAACACCCGTATCGACACGGTGCTCAAGGGCGGCCGGCAGGCCATGGGCGAATTGCGCGATGCTTCGATCGCCCGCTGGTTCACCCCAGCCTTCGCCGCGGCCGAGCCGGAGCAGGCCCAGCGCATCTGCCAGATGCTGGCGCAGACTTCGCCCGAAGGCTACGCGGCCAACTGTGGCGCGGTTCGCGATGCCGACCTGCGTGATCAGCTCAACCATATTCAGGTGCCGACATTGATCGTCGCCGGCACCGCCGATGCGGTGACCACCCCCGAGCATGGCCGTTTCATGCAAGCGGGAATCCTTGGCGCCGAGTATGTCGAGTTCCCGGCAGCACACCTGTCCAACGTCGAGATCGGCGCGCCGTTCAGCCGCCGTGTGCTCGATTTCCTGCTGAGCCGCTGA
- the pcaC gene encoding 4-carboxymuconolactone decarboxylase, translating to MDEKQRYEAGMKVRRAVLGDAHVDRSLEKLNDFNGEFQEMITRHAWGDIWTRPGLPRHTRSLITIAMLIGMNRNDELKLHLRAAANNGVTREEIKEVIMQSAIYCGIPAANATFHLAESVWDELGVESRG from the coding sequence GTGGATGAGAAACAACGCTACGAAGCAGGCATGAAGGTGCGCCGCGCGGTGCTGGGTGACGCCCATGTCGACCGCAGCCTGGAGAAGCTCAACGACTTCAACGGCGAGTTCCAGGAAATGATCACCCGCCATGCCTGGGGCGATATCTGGACCCGCCCCGGGTTGCCCCGGCACACCCGCAGCCTGATCACCATCGCCATGCTGATCGGCATGAACCGCAATGACGAACTCAAGCTGCACCTGCGCGCGGCGGCCAACAACGGCGTGACGCGGGAAGAGATCAAGGAAGTGATCATGCAGAGCGCGATCTATTGCGGGATTCCCGCCGCCAATGCCACGTTCCACCTGGCGGAGTCGGTGTGGGATGAGCTGGGGGTCGAGTCGCGCGGTTGA
- a CDS encoding glucose/quinate/shikimate family membrane-bound PQQ-dependent dehydrogenase, producing the protein MSTDGAKNGTRWLPRLMGVLLLLMGLALLAGGIKLSQLGGSLYYLIAGIGFALSGILLLAKRRIALGLYGLVLLGSTVWALWEVGLDWWQLVPRLAIWFAIGVVLLLPWARRPLQGPASKINTALLSVAVLTSGATAIASQFTHPGEIQGAFSRDDSEMGSAAPAMPDGEWQAYGRTEHGDRYSPLRQITPQNAYRLEEAWRIRTGDLPTENDPVELTNQNTPLKVNGMLYACTAHSRLLALDPDTGAEIWRYDPQVKSPTGTFKGFAHMTCRGVSYYDENSYVSRDGSPAPKVSDAGQAVAQACPRRLYLPTADARLIAINADNGKVCEGFANQGVIDLTRGIGPFTAGGYYSTSPAAITRSLVIIGGHVTDNESTNEPSGVIRAYDVHDGHLVWNWDSNNPDDTKPLADGKLYSRNSANMWSIASVDEDLGMIYLPLGNQTPDQWGADRTPGAEKYSAGIVALDLATGKARWNYQFTHHDLWDMDVGSQPTLVHLKTDDGVKPAVIVPTKQGSLYVLDRRDGTPIVPIREIPVPQGAVKGDHTAPTQARSDLNLLGPELTEQAMWGATPFDQMLCRIQFRGLRYEGQYTPPSEQGSLVYPGNVGVFNWGSVSVDPVRQILFTSPNYMAFVSKMIPREQVAEGSKRESETSGVQPNAGAPYAVTMHPFMSPIGIPCQAPAWGYVAAIDLFTNKVVWKHKNGTTRDSTPVPIGMPVGVPSMGGSIVTASGVGFLSGTLDQYLRAYDVKNGQELWKGRLPAGGQATPMTYTGKDGKQYVLVTAGGHGSLGTRMGDYIIAYKLAE; encoded by the coding sequence ATGAGCACTGACGGTGCCAAGAATGGAACCCGCTGGCTACCGCGCCTGATGGGCGTGCTGCTGTTGCTGATGGGGCTTGCCCTGCTGGCCGGCGGCATCAAGCTGAGCCAGCTGGGCGGTTCGCTTTACTACCTGATCGCCGGGATCGGCTTCGCCCTATCCGGCATCCTGCTGCTGGCCAAGCGCCGCATCGCCCTGGGCCTGTATGGCCTGGTGCTGCTGGGCAGCACCGTGTGGGCGCTGTGGGAAGTGGGCCTGGACTGGTGGCAACTGGTGCCGCGCCTGGCCATCTGGTTCGCCATCGGCGTGGTCCTGCTATTGCCGTGGGCCCGTCGCCCGCTGCAAGGCCCGGCGTCGAAAATCAACACCGCCCTGCTCAGCGTGGCCGTGCTGACTTCCGGCGCGACCGCGATCGCCAGCCAGTTCACCCACCCCGGCGAAATCCAAGGCGCATTCAGCCGTGACGACAGCGAGATGGGCAGCGCCGCGCCAGCCATGCCGGACGGTGAATGGCAGGCCTATGGCCGCACCGAGCACGGCGACCGCTATTCGCCGCTGCGCCAGATCACCCCGCAGAACGCCTACCGCCTGGAAGAAGCCTGGCGCATCCGCACCGGCGACCTGCCGACCGAAAACGACCCGGTGGAGCTGACCAACCAGAACACCCCGCTGAAGGTCAACGGCATGCTCTATGCCTGCACCGCCCACAGCCGGCTGCTGGCCCTGGACCCGGACACCGGCGCCGAGATCTGGCGCTACGACCCGCAGGTCAAGAGCCCTACCGGCACCTTCAAGGGCTTCGCCCACATGACCTGCCGCGGCGTCTCGTACTACGACGAGAACAGCTACGTCAGCCGTGACGGCAGCCCGGCTCCGAAGGTGTCCGATGCCGGCCAGGCCGTGGCCCAGGCCTGCCCGCGCCGCCTCTACCTGCCCACCGCCGACGCCCGCCTGATCGCCATCAACGCCGACAACGGCAAGGTCTGCGAGGGCTTCGCCAACCAGGGCGTGATCGACCTGACCCGCGGCATCGGCCCGTTCACCGCGGGTGGCTACTACTCCACTTCGCCGGCCGCGATCACCCGCAGCCTGGTGATCATCGGTGGCCACGTCACCGACAACGAGTCGACCAACGAGCCGTCCGGCGTGATCCGCGCCTACGACGTGCACGACGGCCACCTGGTGTGGAACTGGGACAGCAACAACCCGGACGACACCAAGCCCCTGGCCGACGGCAAGCTGTACAGCCGCAACTCGGCCAACATGTGGTCGATCGCCAGCGTCGATGAAGACCTCGGCATGATCTACCTGCCCCTGGGCAACCAGACCCCGGACCAGTGGGGCGCCGACCGCACCCCGGGCGCCGAGAAGTACAGCGCTGGCATCGTCGCCCTGGACCTGGCCACCGGCAAGGCGCGCTGGAACTACCAGTTCACCCACCACGACCTGTGGGACATGGACGTCGGCAGCCAGCCCACCCTGGTCCACCTGAAGACCGATGACGGCGTCAAGCCGGCGGTCATCGTGCCGACCAAGCAGGGCAGCCTGTACGTGCTCGACCGCCGCGACGGCACGCCGATCGTGCCGATCCGCGAGATCCCGGTACCGCAAGGCGCCGTGAAAGGCGACCACACCGCACCAACCCAGGCCCGCTCCGACCTCAACCTGCTCGGCCCTGAACTGACCGAACAGGCCATGTGGGGCGCCACGCCGTTCGACCAGATGCTCTGCCGCATCCAGTTCCGCGGCCTGCGCTACGAAGGCCAGTACACCCCGCCGTCCGAGCAGGGCAGCCTGGTCTACCCGGGTAACGTCGGTGTGTTCAATTGGGGCAGCGTGTCGGTCGACCCGGTGCGCCAGATCCTCTTCACCTCGCCGAACTACATGGCGTTCGTGTCGAAGATGATCCCCCGCGAACAGGTGGCCGAAGGCAGCAAGCGCGAAAGCGAGACCAGCGGTGTGCAGCCAAACGCTGGCGCGCCGTACGCGGTGACCATGCACCCGTTCATGTCGCCGATCGGCATCCCGTGCCAGGCGCCGGCCTGGGGCTATGTGGCGGCCATTGATCTGTTCACCAACAAGGTGGTGTGGAAGCACAAGAACGGCACCACCCGTGACAGCACCCCGGTACCGATCGGCATGCCGGTGGGCGTACCGAGCATGGGCGGCTCGATCGTCACCGCTAGTGGCGTCGGCTTCCTCAGCGGCACCCTGGACCAGTACCTGCGCGCCTATGACGTGAAGAACGGCCAGGAGCTGTGGAAAGGCCGCCTGCCGGCAGGCGGCCAGGCCACGCCGATGACCTACACCGGCAAGGACGGCAAGCAGTACGTGCTGGTGACCGCCGGCGGCCATGGCTCGCTGGGCACCCGCATGGGCGACTACATCATCGCCTACAAGCTGGCTGAGTAA